One Natator depressus isolate rNatDep1 chromosome 13, rNatDep2.hap1, whole genome shotgun sequence genomic region harbors:
- the SNAI1 gene encoding zinc finger protein SNAI1 — MPRSFLVKKHFSASKKPNYSELESQTVIVSPFLYEKCPLSLIPQPEVLSPGAYYPPLVWDTGLLSNFFTSETEYKTCAASPSPESKPLDLTSLSSEEDEGKTSDPPSPASSATEAEKFQCSQCNKSYSTFAGLSKHKQLHCDSQTRKSFSCKYCEKEYVSLGALKMHIRSHTLPCVCKICGKAFSRPWLLQGHIRTHTGEKPFSCTHCNRAFADRSNLRAHLQTHSDVKKYQCKTCSRTFSRMSLLHKHEETGCSGTR; from the exons ATGCCGCGCTCCTTTCTGGTGAAGAAGCATTTCTCGGCCAGCAAGAAACCCAACTACAGCGAGTTGGAGAGTCAGACCG TGATCGTGTCGCCCTTTCTGTACGAGAAGTGCCCCCTGTCCCTCATCCCCCAGCCGGAGGTCCTGAGCCCGGGGGCCTACTACCCCCCGCTTGTGTGGGACACGGGGCTGCTCTCCAACTTCTTCACCTCGGAGACGGAATACAAGACATGCGCcgcttcccccagcccagagtccaaGCCCCTAGACCTGACCTCCCTGTCCAGCGAGGAGGATGAAGGCAAGACCTCTGACCCGCCCAGCCCGGCCTCTTCTGCCACCGAGGCCGAGAAATTCCAGTGTAGTCAATGCAACAAGTCCTACTCCACCTTTGCTGGCCTTTCCAAGCACAAACAATTGCACTGTGATTCCCAGACCAGGAAATCTTTTAGCTGCAAGTACTGTGAGAAAGAGTATGTGAGCCTGGGCGCTCTCAAGATGCACATCCGAAGCCATACCCTGCCCTGCGTGTGTAAAATCTGCGGCAAGGCTTTCTCCaggccctggctgctgcagggccaCATCCGAACCCACACAG GTGAAAAGCCTTTTTCCTGTACACACTGCAATAGGGCCTTTGCTGACCGCTCTAATCTCCGAGCCCACCTGCAGACTCATTCAGATGTAAAGAAGTATCAATGCAAAACCTGCTCCCGGACTTTCTCCCGAATGTCACTACTTCACAAACATGAAGAAACGGGCTGCTCTGGAACTCGCTAA
- the RNF114 gene encoding E3 ubiquitin-protein ligase RNF114 isoform X2, with product MYIPLEFWGLKKRALQSFCTPCLQECLKPIQPVCGVCRSTLSPGSRALDLEKQIEMTETTCDGCNKKMYLSKMRSHAASCSKYQNYIMEGVKAVTKEPPRNTRNVPNRFTFPCPYCSEKNFDQEGLVEHCKKYHSMDAKQVVCPICASMPWGDPNYRSANFMEHLQRRHQFSYDTFVDYDADEDDMMAQVLLRSLRDQ from the exons ATGTACATCCCCTTGGAGTTCTGGGGTCTGAAGAAAAGGGCTTTGCAGAG CTTTTGCACTCCATGCCTGCAGGAATGTCTGAAGCCTATTCAACCAGTTTGTGGAGTCTGCCGCAGTACCCTGTCTCCTGGCAGTAGAGCTCTGGACCTGGAAAAGCAAATTGAAATGACAGAAACCACTTGTGATGGCTGCAATAAAAAA ATGTACCTCTCAAAGATGCGTAGTCATGCAGCTTCTTGTTCAAAATACCAGAATTATATAATGGAAGGCGTTAAAGCTGTAACTAAAGAACCACCTCGTAACACCAG gaaTGTTCCAAATCGTTTTACCTTTCCTTGTCCTTACTGCAGTGAGAAAAACTTTGATCAGGAAGGACTAGTTGAACATTGCAAAAAATACCACAGCATGGATGCAAAACAAGTG GTTTGCCCAATTTGTGCCTCCATGCCATGGGGAGATCCAAATTACAGGAGTGCTAACTTCATGGAACATCTTCAGCGGCGACATCAGTTTTCCTATGATACTTTTGTG GATTATGATGCTGATGAAGATGACATGATGGCACAGGTTTTACTACGTTCCTTAAGGGATCAGTGA
- the RNF114 gene encoding E3 ubiquitin-protein ligase RNF114 isoform X1: protein MAGVESSSRYPEGSALQDPLSRFTCPVCLEVFESPVRAPCGHVFCTPCLQECLKPIQPVCGVCRSTLSPGSRALDLEKQIEMTETTCDGCNKKMYLSKMRSHAASCSKYQNYIMEGVKAVTKEPPRNTRNVPNRFTFPCPYCSEKNFDQEGLVEHCKKYHSMDAKQVVCPICASMPWGDPNYRSANFMEHLQRRHQFSYDTFVDYDADEDDMMAQVLLRSLRDQ, encoded by the exons ATGGCGGGGGTGGAGAGCAGCTCCCGGTACCCGGAGGGATCGGCGCTTCAGGACCCGCTGTCCCGCTTCACCTGCCCCGTTTGCTTGGAGGTGTTTGAGAGCCCGGTGCGGGCCCCCTGCGGACACGT CTTTTGCACTCCATGCCTGCAGGAATGTCTGAAGCCTATTCAACCAGTTTGTGGAGTCTGCCGCAGTACCCTGTCTCCTGGCAGTAGAGCTCTGGACCTGGAAAAGCAAATTGAAATGACAGAAACCACTTGTGATGGCTGCAATAAAAAA ATGTACCTCTCAAAGATGCGTAGTCATGCAGCTTCTTGTTCAAAATACCAGAATTATATAATGGAAGGCGTTAAAGCTGTAACTAAAGAACCACCTCGTAACACCAG gaaTGTTCCAAATCGTTTTACCTTTCCTTGTCCTTACTGCAGTGAGAAAAACTTTGATCAGGAAGGACTAGTTGAACATTGCAAAAAATACCACAGCATGGATGCAAAACAAGTG GTTTGCCCAATTTGTGCCTCCATGCCATGGGGAGATCCAAATTACAGGAGTGCTAACTTCATGGAACATCTTCAGCGGCGACATCAGTTTTCCTATGATACTTTTGTG GATTATGATGCTGATGAAGATGACATGATGGCACAGGTTTTACTACGTTCCTTAAGGGATCAGTGA